A window of the Pangasianodon hypophthalmus isolate fPanHyp1 chromosome 12, fPanHyp1.pri, whole genome shotgun sequence genome harbors these coding sequences:
- the mrtfba gene encoding myocardin-related transcription factor B, whose translation MNAQGEAGAGGLLAASPQSEAVTHEMEELSLQPSQNLPPLNERKNVLQLRLQQRRTREQLVDQGIMPPLKSPAAFHEQIRSLERARTENFLKHKIRSRPERAELVRMHILQETVAEPSLQATQLKLKRARLADDLNEKIAQRPGPMELVEKNILPVASSVKEAIIDGQMHYPKTQEFDEDSCEAFSPEQPGSQESHGSVPSPGESKAMEASSPLPNNLIQHCPPVTQVTGDFLKPYSTSEQGVSPPAPQPQPVTTPPSKSVLPLIKQSQPKTAGDKSRSKKNKEAKPRVKKLKYHQYIPPDQKQEPSEAPMDSAYARLLQQQQLFLQLQILSQQQQQHYNYQTILPAPLKPVIEGQNSSATVAINSAQSLPASIVVSLPPAAPVRPNNTLSNRKAGTLPANLEEMKVAELKMELKLRGLPVSGTKTDLIERLKPYQESSASIPITNPNTQTCSTSMEVSSSTTCLSPAQQPLETLSSTPPVSPISEVHNKEDAMEGQQDTQCQRSGGSGQQAAIPEEQDRRLHEKERQIEELLRKLEQEQRLVEELKMQLEVEKRSAQNSVSTESNNSINQAASLVTVKTENPVMPNCTLASHSTPSLVKLEKSHAAPVTATPLPQFFISHQGMSQVIGQPQTLLTTQHTGTQILLPVSLPNNTTTIQLTNTNVKLQPVIQAAVSPQGQGLIQTTQLHAAKAESSSPQPVNHNNIVQTLPVCSSGGSPFQFGASEKQAGLEMPRCFMSSSPENTLSVQTSPVASSLTNGPLNKSPSQVSSAFILPSPAFSHAPKSREPPPYEDAVKQTRSLQAAAITQLPTATSQQMDDLFDILIESGEIIPFSQQEPSVPKLMPVTANITTLPVNTALSRPPAQVQVAPPPALLVEPMPSLASLASDNQLEALLEGTLGGEAEPEHRTLGLLEELQNQLLEQPHSPMDTSELSFNEPPAHLSSSSSFSLQDTGMDSMEWLDLTMPRPNGPLDPLGIGSDFLDTHDLQLHWD comes from the exons CTCTCAAGAGCCCAGCGGCGTTCCATGAACAGATCCGCAGTCTGGAGAGAGCCAGG ACAGAGAATTTCCTAAAGCACAAGATTCGGAGTCGTCCAGAGAGGGCTGAGCTGGTCCGCATGCACATCTTGCAAG AGACGGTGGCGGAGCCATCACTCCAGGCTACGCAGCTCAAGCTGAAGAGAGCTCGACTGGCTGATGATCTCAACGAGAAGATTGCACAGCGGCCTGGCCCCATGGAATTGGTGGAGAAAAACATCCTGCCTGTGGCATCTAGTGTCAAAGAGGCTATCATTG ATGGCCAGATGCATTACCCCAAAACACAGGAGTTTGATGAGGACAGCTGTGAAGCGTTCTCTCCGGAGCAGCCAGGCAGTCAGGAGTCACATGGATCTGTACCTTCACCTGGGGAGTCAAAGGCCATGGAGGCCTCCTCACCACTACCGAATAATTTAATACAG CACTGCCCTCCTGTCACACAGGTTACAGGAGATTTTCTCAAGCCTTATTCCACCAGTGAGCAGGGAGTCAGCCCTCCAGCTCCACAGCCTCAACCAGTCACTACACCTCCCTCCAAATCAGTGCTTCCTCTTATCAAG CAAAGTCAGCCTAAGACTGCTGGTGACAAGAGTCGTAGTAAGAAAAACAAGGAGGCCAAACCACGAGTGAAAAAGTTAAAGTATCATCAGTACATTCCCCCAGATCAGAAACAAGAGCCCAGTGAAGCCCCTATGGATTCTGCTTATGCGCGCttactgcagcagcagcagctcttctTGCAGCTGCAGATCCTCAGtcagcaacagcaacagcactACAACTACCAGACCATTCTGCCGGCTCCCCTCAA GCCTGTGATTGAGGGGCAGAACAGCAGTGCTACTGTTGCCATTAACAGCGCCCAAAGTCTTCCTGCCTCCATTGTGGTGTCTCTGCCTCCAGCTGCACCAGTACGCCCAAATAACACCCTGTCAAACCGCAAAGCTGGCACACTGCCAGCCAACTTGGAGGAGATGAAG GTGGCTGAACTAAAAATGGAATTAAAGCTGCGTGGGCTGCCTGTGTCTGGAACCAAAACAGACCTGATTGAGCGGTTAAAGCCTTACCAGGAGAGCTCTGCATCCATTCCCATCACCAATCCTAACACACAGACCTGCAGCACCTCCATGGAGGTGTCCAGCTCCACCACATGCTTGTCACCTGCACAGCAGCCCCTTGAGACCCTGAGCTCCACTCCGCCTGTATCCCCTATATCAGAAGTGCACAATAAAGAGGACGCTATGGAGGGTCAGCAGGACACCCAGTGTCAAAGGAGCGGTGGTAGTGGCCAGCAAGCAGCCATTCCTGAGGAGCAGGACAGGAGGCTGCATGAGAAAGAGCGTCAGATTGAGGAGCTGCTAAGGAAGCTGGAACAGGAACAGAGGCTGGTGGAGGAACTGAAGATGCAGCTAGAGGTGGAGAAGAGGAGTGCACAGAACTCTGTCTCCACAGAAAGTAACAACAGCATCAATCAAGCTGCTTCACTGGTCACAGTAAAGACTGAGAACCCAGTTATGCCGAATTGCACACTGGCCTCACATAGCACTCCATCTCTAGTGAAGCTGGAGAAAAGCCATGCTGCACCAGTGACAGCCACCCCTTTACCACAGTTCTTCATCAGTCACCAGGGCATGTCGCAGGTCATCGGGCAGCCCCAAACCCTGCTCACCACACAGCACACGGGTACCCAGATCCTGCTGCCAGTCTCTCTACCCAACAACACCACTACAATCCAGCTCACTAATACTAATGTCAAACTACAG CCAGTCATCCAAGCAGCTGTCTCTCCTCAAGGCCAAGGACTGATCCAGACCACTCAGCTGCATGCTGCCAAAGCAGAGAGCTCCTCGCCACAGCCTGTCAATCACAACAATATAGTGCAG ACCCTGCCTGTGTGTAGCTCTGGTGGGTCTCCATTTCAGTTTGGTGCCAGTGAGAagcaggcaggtctggagatgCCTCGCTGTTTCATGAGCAGCTCCCCAGAGAATACGCTGTCTGTTCAGACTTCCCCAGTCGCGTCCTCTCTCACCAACGGCCCCCTAAATAAG TCCCCCTCTCAGGTCTCATCTGCCTTCATCCTGCCATCTCCAGCATTCAGTCATGCCCCCAAGAGCCGAGAGCCACCTCCCTACGAGGATGCTGTTAAACAGACACGCAGCCTGCAAGCAGCTGCCATCACACAG CTTCCAACAGCGACCAGCCAGCAGATGGATGATCTGTTTGATATTCTCATTGAGAGTGGAG AGATCATCCCTTTCAGTCAACAGGAGCCTTCTGTGCCTAAGCTGATGCCAGTCACTGCCAACATCACCACCTTACCTGTCAACACTGCCCTGTCTCGGCCCCCTGCTCAGGTGCAGGTGGCGCCACCGCCGGCGCTGCTGGTGGAGCCCATGCCCAGCCTGGCCTCTCTGGCCTCAGACAACCAGCTGGAGGCGCTGCTGGAGGGCACACTTGGGGGTGAGGCTGAGCCAGAGCACAGGACTCTGGGGCTTCTAGAAGAGCTGCAGAACCAGCTGCTGGAGCAACCTCACTCTCCTATGGACACATCTGAGTTGAGCTTCAACGAGCCACCTGCGCACTtgtcctcctcctcgtccttcAGCCTGCAGGACACGGGCATGGACAGCATGGAGTGGCTGGACCTGACCATGCCAAGGCCCAACGGACCCCTCGACCCACTGGGGATCGGCTCCGATTTCCTTGACACACATGACCTGCAGCTGCACTGGGACTGA